A segment of the Sanyastnella coralliicola genome:
ACGACGAGGTCTACTCAGCATAAATTACATGTTGATCGCTTCGATCTCTTTTTTAAGTTCTTCTAGTTGCTTCAACTGCTCTTGTTGGATCTCAAGATGCTCTGCATCAGACAGACCTTCCATGATGGCATTTTGTGCGTGGTCATGATCGTGATCACATTCTTCTCCTGGTGCATGGGTATGCTCGTGCCCAGGGATTTCTACCATATTCTCTTCCCATTCGTGGAACTTCGCGTGAAGTCCGTCAAGCTTTCCGTTGAGTGCTTGAAGTTGTTCTGCCATCAAGGTATCACCCGCAGCCACCGCTGTTTCGATTTTTCCTTGAAGGTCTTCCACTTTGCTATGCATCATATCTGCCACGTCACCACTCAATGAAAGGAGTGTTTCGTGTACTTGTTCTGCTTCTTTGATGGTTTCACTTTTCTCGTGTGAATGTCCACAAGATGCGAGTAGTGCTGCTGCAACTAGGAGTGAGAATAGGTATTTCATGGTTGATGTTTTTTCTTCTTTGGTACGGGGTCATAACCTGAGGTTCCCCAGGGATGGCATTTCGCAATGCGCTTCGTCCCTAGCCAGATACCTTTGATCGGACCCCATTCTTTAATGGCTTCAATGGTGTAATTCGAACATGTGGGCTCATGGCGACAGTTCTGACCTAATAACGGTGAAATGACCGCTTGGTATATTTTGATCGGAAAGATCGCGATGGCCTTGAGTACGTTCACTTGACAAAAATACAAGGTGAAACCAGAGTAAAGCACTAAAATTCAATAATTACGAGCTTTTCACCCCTTAGAATGGCCACGTATCGATGCAAAGCATCAAGGCAACACCTCCCGTCAATCCCGAGAAGAAGATGATCCAGTCGCGTTGAGTGATTCTGAAGAGTCCGTTCATGGCGAAGCTGAACAAGATGAAGATGGCAATGATTAAGAGCTGCCCGACTTCCACTCCAACATTGAAGAACAACAATGGTTGAAAGATGGATTCTTCCTTCCCAAGGATCATTCTGAAGTAACTCGAAAAGCCCATTCCGTGCACCAATCCAAAGATCACCGCAATCAAATATCGCGTTCCGTGGAAGGCGATGACTTGGTTTCCGCGAACAGTATATCGGAGGTTTGAGAGCGCCGTTATGAGGATGGTCACTGGGATTAAGAACTCGATGATTCCACCATCAGGACGAATAATATCGAGACTCGTGAGAATGAGTGTGATGGTATGACCAACAGTAAATGCTGTGGCCAACAAAACGATTCGCTTGATCTCGCGGTATTCGAAGATACTGATGAGGGCGATCAAGTAGACCATGTGGTCATAGGCTTTCGGATCGGTGATGTGCTTGATCCCATCAAGGAGAAAGTCTGACCAGGTCATGGCTTAGCGTTTTCGGTTGTATTCAATGATCGTGAAGGCGTAGTCATGCTTTTCGTCTGTCGGGTGTTCCAACAGAATTTCCGCATCCCATTTCTCCGCATCAAATTCAGGGTAGAAGGCATCCGCCTCAAACTCGGCATGGACATGCGTGATGTACATGCGGTCTACAAGGTCTTTTTTGAGGGCTAGGGAGTAGATCTGCCCGCCGCCAATGACGTAGGCTTCTTCTTCTCCAGCTTCTTTTGCTTTGGCTAGCGCTTCTTCGAGAGAATTCACGACCACTGCCCCTTCTGCTTGGTAGCTATTCGAACGCGTGATAACCACGTTGGTTCTTCCTTTCAGTGGTCTATACTTTTCAGGAATCGACTCATAGTTCTTTCTTCCCATGATGACGAAATGCCCTTTAGTCTTCGTCATGAAGAAACGCATATCATCAGGTAGATCCCAGATTAGGTCGTTGTCTTTCCCAATCGCGTGGTTTGTTGCAATGGCTGCAATGGAAGACACGATCATACCGCTACCTCCGCTTTGATGTGTGGGTGTGGATCGTAGTTGATCAACTCAAAATCTTCAAACTTGAAATCGAAGAGATCAGTCACATTCGGGTTGATTTTCATTTGAGGCTGTTCACGGAAATCTCGTGTGAGCTGAAGCTCTGCTTGTTCAATGTGATTCGAGTAGAGGTGCACATCTCCAAAGGTGTGTACAAACTCACCAAGCTCGTAACCGCACACTTGCGCCAACATCATTGTCAGCAACGCATACGAAGCGATGTTAAACGGCACTCCAAGGAAGGTATCAGCGCTACGCTGGTAAAGCTGACACGAGAGTTTTCCATCTGCCACATAGAACTGGAACAAGCAGTGACAAGGTGGAAGCGCCATATCATCGATAAATGAGGGGTTCCAAGCGGAAACAATGTGACGACGAGAGTCAGGATTGTTTTTCAGAGAATCCACCAATTTCTTGATTTGATCAGTATGGCTTCCATCAGGATTCGGCCAAGAGCGCCATTGGTATCCGTACACCGGACCAAGGTCTCCATTTTCATCTGCCCACTCATCCCAGATACGCACACCATTGTCTTTCAAGTACTTGATATTGGTATCCCCTTGAAGGAACCAAAGTAGCTCGTGAATGATCGAACGGAGGTGAAGCTTCTTAGTGGTCAATACCGGAAATCCTTCACTGAGGTCAAAGCGCATTTGGTAACCAAAACAACTGATGGTTCCGGTTCCTGTGCGGTCTTCCTTTTTCGTACCGTTGGCGAGAATATGGCGAAGGAGGTCGTGGTATTGCTGCATCTGAATAAACTTTCATACGAAGTTACTTTCAAACACTCAGAATTCCGGACAAAAAGGAAAGAAGAAAGGCACCATTTTTCAACGATGCCTTTTAATTTCTTAGTGGTTATTCACATGCAGGACACTGGGTCTGCCATGAAGTTCCGAAGGAGCCGAGGAGGACTGCTAAATCACCAGCCCCTACTGCGCCATCACCATCTAAATCTTGAGGACAATCACAGGTGACACCAAAAGCACCCAAAATAGAGGTCATATCTGCTGTTCCTACCGAGCCATCTCCGTTCAAATCTGCTTCTAAACAGGTAATGGATGCCACTTCAAAGGAGGCGGTGACATCACAATCTAAACCGTACGTAATCGAAAAATTGTATACCCCTGGCTCTGTCAACCCAGAGATTACATTTCCATTTAAGCTCCCTCCAGTAGGCGACCAGGTAATGTCACTAATAGATTCACTGAAGCCATCGGCCGTTCCTGAAACTAAAACACTTCCCTCTTGGTAAGTAGCATTTTCATTTCCAATAATACAGTCTTGTCCAACTACATCAATCGAAGCTGAGATCAATTCATCGTTCAACTGTATTGTAGCTTGCGCCGCACAACCCCATTGTGTATCTGTAACGATGACATCGTACAAACCTTCAGATAGATTATTGAATCCTACATTGTTATCATCAATGATCAACATGTCTCCAGATGTTAATTGGAAGGAGTAGTTACCGGAACTCGTTTCATCAGTGAAGAATACTGAACCATAGGCAAAGTCTCCTTGGGCATCAGCGGTTGCACATTTTTTGGGATGACTAATAATCTCGCTAAAAATTGGAGCCGCATCATCAACTACTACATCAAGGAATTGGACATCAGTGAAACACTGCTGACTTCGAAGAAAGAAGTTGTACGTACCTGGTTCAAATCCCGCGATCACTTCTCCGTTTGAATACTGAACGCTTGAATTTGAAGACTCGGTGATTTCTACGGCTACATTAGTATTAATTGTAATCGTACCACTTGCATCTCCATTACAACTTGGGGTCATTATTACTTCAGTCAGACTCTCATCAATCAACACAACTGGATCAAAGGTGTTGGTGTAGTCAAATTGTGTCCCTGAATCGTCAATAAAGCTAATAGTGACAGGGTCCGAAGTAGTATTATCAAAATAGGCCGACACCCAAATGTTATCTCCCAAAATGGTTGGTATGAATTCCGATAATTCGCAATTGGTCAAGGTAAAATCTGGTATCTCTTCGAGTTGCACCCCGTCTTCAATTCGGTCAATGACCAGAAGAAAATTAGATTCAGCAGGGTTATCACAATTTGGATCGAAGTTCCAATAGGTTTGAGCGCACAGCCCAGTGCACGCCCATACGAGCGCGAAGGTCAAAATGATTTTCATAGTGTAGTTCTTTTGTTGGGCTTAAGATAGTCAGTGACGACTAGTAGGCAAACAAAAACTACTTAGAAATAACTCGAATTGTCTCCTTTACCTGAGCCACTTTTGCAGGAAGTTCAGCCACTTCATTCGCCAAAATGGTTACGTGTCCCATCTTTCTGAAAGGCTTTGTTGTTGATTTACCATAGATGTGCGGGTAAACCCCCTCCATACGGAGCAAATCATCGAAGCCATCATAAATCACAGGCCCAGTATACCCCTCAGCCCCCACAAGATTCACCATCGCCGCCGGACGAAGCGTTTCTGTGCTGCCTAGTGGAAGATTGAGTACCGATCTCAGGTGTTGTTCGAACTGAGAGCAGATGTTCCCTTCGATGCTGTGGTGACCGCTATTATGAGTTCGTGGTGCCGCCTCGTTGACGAGAACTTCTCCCGACGTTGTTAGGAACATTTCGATGGCGATGATACCTCTAAACTCAAGGGCGTCTGCCACTTGCATCGCGAGCTTTTCCGCGCTAGCGGCAACATCATCAGCAATATTGGCTGGTGCAAAAAGGTAATCGACGAGGTTGGCTACCGGGTCAAACACCAATTCAACCACCGGGAAAGCCTTGGTCTCACCTTGCTCATTGCGCGCAATGATGACCGATAGCTCTTTTTCTATATCTACAAGATCTTCAACCACACATGGTCCGTCAAAGGCTTTGGCCAAGTCATCAGCCGAGCGAAGTACTGCCACTCCTTTGCCGTCATAACCTCCAGTTCTTGCCTTCAAGACGCATGGTAAATCATCAGCTGTCAACTCTGTTCCAGACTCGATCAAACGAAAATCACTGGTCGCGATGTTATGGTCAGCATAGAACTGCTTTTGAATCCCTTTGTCTTTGATGATTTCCAAGTGAGCTGGATCAGGGCAAACCTTCACCCCTTGCGCTTGAAGATCTTTCAAGGCTTGGGTATTCACGTCTTCGATTTCGATTGTGATCAGGTCTTTGTCGGTTCCAAATTTCATCACCGTATCGTAGTCACGGAATTCACCGCACGTGAAGCTATTTGCAAGCTCTGCACATGGCGCATCGTGTGTAGGATCTAGCACATGGATTTGAATATCAAGGCTTGCGGCCTCTTGGATCAACATTCTTCCGAGCTGGCCTCCTCCAAGGATACCGAGCTTAAAGTTCTTACCGTAAACTGGTTTCATGCGTTGTCAAATTCAATAAGTGCCGGACGTTGCGTGATCTCGTGATAACAGATCACTTCTGGTGACATGTAATGTACCACCATGCTTTTCCGCGTTAGCGAAGGATCATTCATCTTGATAGCGCCATGGATCAAATTGCCATGCCACAAGAAGACATCTCCTTTCTTTGGATATAAGGTCTCTGGCTTGATTCCGCGTTCAGCGACCATTTTCTGAATGTACTCTTCGTAATGTAGATAGGCATCCTTACCCAAGAGCAAAGAATTGCCTCCATGATCAAAGGTATCGTTCAAGACATATGGAAACTTGTGGCTTCCTGGCCAGTACTGAAGTGGTCCTTGATCAGGGCCGATATCTTCAAGCGCCACCCAAGCAGCAGTCAAATACCCCAAAGGATAGGTGGTCATGTGGATGGAATCACTGTGTGCGCGTTGCTCACTGCTCTTGAAGAAATTGATGCTTTGGAACGGCACCATATTCTTACCTAGCAAGAATTTAAAGGCATCCACGATTCCTTTGTCACGCGCTATTTTGCCCATCAACTCACCTTGACGATAAGCGAACATGATCTTCTTACCGCTGTAGTTAAAGTCAATGGTGCCGTCTTCCATCAAACGGTCAATCTCTGCGTTGGTATTGTCAATGAACTCCTCACTGAAGTACCCACGCAAAATGGCGTACCCACCGTCTACCCACGTTTCCGCGATAGCGTCTTTCACCTTTGGATCAAGCTGATCAAAACCTGCCTGCTGTCGAATATCCGTTGAGTCATCACTCCACGGACGTTCATCCGGAAGGCTTTTGAAATCGGCACTTGAAATGGGAGCGTAGACCGATTTTTTCAAACCGTATTGCTTGTAGAGCTCTTTGTTCCGTTGCAGCAAGGCACGTTTCGACATATTAAAGATGTGATATGCCGGCTTTACGCGTCGGAAGAAACCCCAGTATTTATCAAGCAACTTAGCCATGGAGCAAAATTAGAATTAGAAATAGAACTAGGGTGATATTCGGCCTGATAATTGTACTAATCATGTACCTGAATGTCGTCCGAAAGCAAAAAAGTATATTTGATTATGAAGTATCTCATTGCCGCAGCCATTTTCTTTAGTTCCATTACCGCGTTTGGCCAACGCAGTGACAATAATAATATGGCCGGACAACAGCGCTGGGTGTTTGGTGGAGATATTGCTCTTTCATTCGGAACCAATATTACTGTAATTGGTGCTGCCCCTTCTGTTGGATATCGATTTACCGAAAGGCTGACTGCAGGTGGAGGATTTCTCTATTACTACTATCGTTTCAGAGATAACCTCGGTGAATTCAGCACATCGATTTATGGACCTCAGCTGTTCGGTCGTTTCACAGCATTCCAGGATTTGATTTCTGATGGAGACCGATTATTTCTTCAAACCGACTTTTACAATATCAATACTGAGTTCTTGCAGGTCGTTGAGACTGACCCATTGACAGTGGAACAACGTCGTGATTGGGTGCCTCAGTGGTTTGTTGGCGGCGGGTACTACACTTCTATAGGGGGCAATGTATTCGCAGGACTCACGGTAATGTGGGACGTCATTGGAGATAGCCGCGCACCTTTCCAAAGTCCACTTATTCGAGGTGGAATTTCTTTTGGTCTCTGATCTAGTTTCTTTTTTCTCGATTAATTTCGCGGCATGGAAGAATTTCTCT
Coding sequences within it:
- the yidD gene encoding membrane protein insertion efficiency factor YidD; amino-acid sequence: MNVLKAIAIFPIKIYQAVISPLLGQNCRHEPTCSNYTIEAIKEWGPIKGIWLGTKRIAKCHPWGTSGYDPVPKKKKHQP
- a CDS encoding HupE/UreJ family protein; this translates as MTWSDFLLDGIKHITDPKAYDHMVYLIALISIFEYREIKRIVLLATAFTVGHTITLILTSLDIIRPDGGIIEFLIPVTILITALSNLRYTVRGNQVIAFHGTRYLIAVIFGLVHGMGFSSYFRMILGKEESIFQPLLFFNVGVEVGQLLIIAIFILFSFAMNGLFRITQRDWIIFFSGLTGGVALMLCIDTWPF
- a CDS encoding dihydrofolate reductase, translating into MIVSSIAAIATNHAIGKDNDLIWDLPDDMRFFMTKTKGHFVIMGRKNYESIPEKYRPLKGRTNVVITRSNSYQAEGAVVVNSLEEALAKAKEAGEEEAYVIGGGQIYSLALKKDLVDRMYITHVHAEFEADAFYPEFDAEKWDAEILLEHPTDEKHDYAFTIIEYNRKR
- a CDS encoding thymidylate synthase, which codes for MQQYHDLLRHILANGTKKEDRTGTGTISCFGYQMRFDLSEGFPVLTTKKLHLRSIIHELLWFLQGDTNIKYLKDNGVRIWDEWADENGDLGPVYGYQWRSWPNPDGSHTDQIKKLVDSLKNNPDSRRHIVSAWNPSFIDDMALPPCHCLFQFYVADGKLSCQLYQRSADTFLGVPFNIASYALLTMMLAQVCGYELGEFVHTFGDVHLYSNHIEQAELQLTRDFREQPQMKINPNVTDLFDFKFEDFELINYDPHPHIKAEVAV
- a CDS encoding 5-(carboxyamino)imidazole ribonucleotide synthase yields the protein MKPVYGKNFKLGILGGGQLGRMLIQEAASLDIQIHVLDPTHDAPCAELANSFTCGEFRDYDTVMKFGTDKDLITIEIEDVNTQALKDLQAQGVKVCPDPAHLEIIKDKGIQKQFYADHNIATSDFRLIESGTELTADDLPCVLKARTGGYDGKGVAVLRSADDLAKAFDGPCVVEDLVDIEKELSVIIARNEQGETKAFPVVELVFDPVANLVDYLFAPANIADDVAASAEKLAMQVADALEFRGIIAIEMFLTTSGEVLVNEAAPRTHNSGHHSIEGNICSQFEQHLRSVLNLPLGSTETLRPAAMVNLVGAEGYTGPVIYDGFDDLLRMEGVYPHIYGKSTTKPFRKMGHVTILANEVAELPAKVAQVKETIRVISK
- a CDS encoding phytanoyl-CoA dioxygenase family protein; translation: MAKLLDKYWGFFRRVKPAYHIFNMSKRALLQRNKELYKQYGLKKSVYAPISSADFKSLPDERPWSDDSTDIRQQAGFDQLDPKVKDAIAETWVDGGYAILRGYFSEEFIDNTNAEIDRLMEDGTIDFNYSGKKIMFAYRQGELMGKIARDKGIVDAFKFLLGKNMVPFQSINFFKSSEQRAHSDSIHMTTYPLGYLTAAWVALEDIGPDQGPLQYWPGSHKFPYVLNDTFDHGGNSLLLGKDAYLHYEEYIQKMVAERGIKPETLYPKKGDVFLWHGNLIHGAIKMNDPSLTRKSMVVHYMSPEVICYHEITQRPALIEFDNA